Proteins from a genomic interval of Kribbella aluminosa:
- a CDS encoding HAD-IA family hydrolase, producing the protein MWSPNARDVGGLPTRYGVPTRAGVLVRTDAFATVPDELRALDAGLVLDLRSDWELKRRHPLDGTPAYQRIPWIDPEAEKLRDPDAEPRLLDVYRNSLTRNVDHIRRIFTAIADAPADRPVVVHCKAGKDRTGLTVAVLLELAGVPRDRIAADYAISEVNLGTQDGPEYSRTLPETILGSLEHLDSLGGVRAYLSWLGLSAAQIHRLATRLVPVDVEAIVFDFDGLLMDTETTMVESWQAEWAHHGLELDLDGFWPGHGGDVTDQRYAVLAAAVGAGFDRPASHARRLAHRDRLHAELDFRPGIRDWIRTARDVGVTVGIASSSPRLWVLGHLERVGAVGLFDQITTGDEVAAHKPDPAIYQLALQRLGEPYAIAVEDTPHGVAAAQAAGMYAVAVPNPFVPPAAVAAADLVLGSADQLLLSELLLSARP; encoded by the coding sequence ATGTGGAGCCCGAACGCGCGTGACGTCGGCGGACTTCCGACCCGGTACGGCGTACCGACACGCGCTGGGGTGCTGGTGCGCACCGACGCCTTCGCGACGGTGCCCGACGAGCTGCGGGCGCTCGACGCGGGCCTGGTGCTCGATCTGCGCTCCGACTGGGAGCTGAAGCGACGACATCCGCTCGACGGCACACCGGCGTACCAACGAATCCCGTGGATCGACCCGGAGGCGGAGAAACTGCGGGATCCGGACGCCGAGCCGCGGTTGCTCGATGTCTACCGCAACAGCCTGACGCGGAACGTGGACCACATCCGCCGGATCTTCACGGCCATCGCCGACGCGCCCGCGGACCGGCCGGTCGTGGTGCACTGCAAGGCGGGCAAGGACCGGACGGGGCTCACGGTCGCGGTGCTGCTCGAGCTGGCCGGCGTACCGCGGGACCGGATCGCGGCGGACTACGCGATCAGCGAGGTGAACCTGGGGACGCAGGACGGGCCCGAGTACTCGCGGACCCTTCCCGAGACCATCCTCGGGTCGCTCGAACACCTGGACTCCCTCGGCGGCGTACGGGCGTACCTGTCCTGGCTCGGACTGTCCGCCGCGCAGATCCACCGGCTCGCGACCCGACTCGTGCCGGTCGACGTCGAGGCGATCGTGTTCGACTTCGACGGCCTGCTGATGGACACCGAGACCACGATGGTCGAGAGCTGGCAGGCCGAATGGGCGCACCACGGGCTCGAGCTCGACCTGGACGGCTTCTGGCCCGGGCACGGCGGTGACGTCACCGATCAGCGGTACGCCGTCCTCGCCGCGGCCGTCGGCGCCGGGTTCGACCGCCCCGCGAGCCACGCCCGCCGCCTCGCGCACCGCGACCGGCTGCACGCCGAACTCGACTTCCGCCCGGGGATCCGGGACTGGATCCGCACCGCGCGGGACGTCGGGGTGACGGTCGGCATCGCGAGCAGCTCGCCGCGCCTGTGGGTGCTCGGCCATCTGGAACGCGTCGGCGCGGTCGGCCTCTTCGACCAGATCACCACCGGCGACGAGGTCGCGGCCCACAAACCGGATCCCGCGATCTACCAGCTCGCCCTGCAGCGCCTGGGCGAACCGTACGCGATCGCCGTCGAGGACACCCCGCACGGCGTCGCGGCAGCGCAGGCCGCCGGGATGTACGCGGTCGCCGTACCGAATCCGTTCGTGCCGCCCGCTGCCGTCGCTGCGGCCGACCTGGTTCTAGGCAGCGCCGACCAGCTGTTGCTCAGCGAACTGCTCCTGTCAGCCCGCCCGTAA
- a CDS encoding M43 family zinc metalloprotease encodes MPRKANGHAGKDRDEYRMPGEAARPEANGKPADGMPTTGQNASGSTDPGAGSPNDMSAGGSAAAGMSGGGSAAADMGGGAAAGAGMSGGGTPAGLGMSGGGAAGGAGMSGATGGGRTESPSRRQCGVMEVHRRLLSTSPEYAASRSALETATIDYVSRQERFTGTARIPVVVHVVWNAAAQNISQAQIDSQVEVLNRDYRATNPDTSIVPGVFSGLIADAQVEFFLATQDPSGNPTNGVTRTQTSTASFSTDDKVKSSATGGIDPWPADKYLNIWVCQLGGGLLGYAQFPGGPAQTDGVVILHSGFGTNGTAAAPFDLGRTTTHEVGHFFNLFHIWGDDGTGCSGSDECDDTPNAAGPNFGVPTFPHVTCSNGPNGDLFYDYMDYTDDRGMVMFTTGQVARMQATLETVRKDLPVFGSTRATPEPAGSVVSWGANRLDAFVLGTDLAMYHKWWDGSAWGPSVAGYEYQGGICMSAPEVASWAPNRLDAFVLGTDHALYHKWWDGSSWNGYEYLGGVCMSPPRLATWGPNRLDAFVLGTDRALYHKWWDGSSWNGYEYLGGVCTSPPEVVAWGPDRLDAFVLGTDNAVYHKWWDGSSWNGYEYLGGVCASPPRVVSWGANRLDMFVIGTDSALYHKWWDGSSWNGWEYMGGVCTTAPTVVSWGSDRLDVFLLGTDSALYHKWWDGSAWGPSLTGYEYMGGICTDEPRVVSWDTNRLDVFVAGTDKQLYHKWWDGSAWGPSVTGYEALGGVISDFRVTIPESPASIGQAVGI; translated from the coding sequence ATGCCGAGGAAGGCCAACGGGCACGCGGGCAAGGACCGCGACGAGTACCGGATGCCGGGCGAGGCGGCCAGGCCGGAGGCGAACGGAAAGCCCGCGGACGGCATGCCGACCACCGGGCAGAACGCTTCCGGCAGTACGGACCCAGGCGCCGGATCGCCGAACGACATGAGCGCCGGCGGATCGGCCGCCGCCGGGATGAGCGGTGGCGGATCGGCCGCTGCGGACATGGGCGGCGGGGCAGCCGCCGGGGCCGGGATGAGCGGCGGCGGGACGCCCGCCGGGCTCGGGATGAGCGGCGGCGGTGCCGCGGGTGGTGCCGGTATGAGCGGCGCGACCGGCGGCGGGCGGACCGAGTCCCCGAGCCGCCGGCAGTGCGGTGTGATGGAGGTCCACCGGCGGCTGCTGTCGACGTCACCGGAGTACGCCGCGAGCCGGTCCGCGCTGGAGACCGCCACGATCGACTACGTCTCCCGCCAGGAACGTTTCACCGGGACCGCCCGCATCCCGGTCGTCGTACACGTGGTCTGGAACGCAGCCGCGCAGAACATCTCGCAGGCCCAGATCGACAGCCAGGTCGAGGTACTGAACCGCGACTACCGCGCGACCAACCCGGACACCAGCATCGTGCCGGGCGTGTTCAGCGGGCTGATCGCAGACGCTCAGGTCGAGTTCTTCCTGGCCACGCAGGACCCGAGCGGCAACCCGACGAACGGCGTCACCCGGACGCAGACCAGCACAGCGTCGTTCTCCACCGACGACAAGGTGAAGTCGTCGGCGACCGGCGGTATCGACCCGTGGCCGGCGGACAAGTACCTGAACATCTGGGTCTGCCAGCTCGGCGGCGGCCTGCTCGGGTACGCGCAGTTCCCGGGCGGCCCGGCGCAGACCGACGGCGTGGTCATCCTGCACAGCGGGTTCGGCACGAACGGTACGGCGGCGGCGCCGTTCGACCTCGGCCGGACGACCACCCACGAGGTCGGGCACTTCTTCAACCTGTTCCACATCTGGGGCGACGACGGCACCGGGTGCAGCGGCAGCGACGAGTGCGACGACACCCCGAACGCGGCCGGCCCGAACTTCGGCGTACCGACGTTCCCGCACGTGACCTGCAGCAACGGGCCGAACGGCGACCTGTTCTACGACTACATGGACTACACCGACGACCGCGGCATGGTCATGTTCACCACCGGCCAGGTAGCCCGGATGCAGGCGACGCTGGAGACCGTACGCAAGGACCTGCCGGTCTTCGGCAGCACGCGGGCGACGCCGGAACCGGCCGGCTCGGTGGTGTCGTGGGGCGCGAACCGGCTGGACGCCTTCGTGCTCGGCACCGACCTCGCGATGTATCACAAGTGGTGGGACGGATCGGCCTGGGGACCGTCGGTCGCCGGGTACGAGTACCAGGGTGGCATCTGTATGAGTGCACCCGAAGTCGCGTCCTGGGCGCCGAACCGGCTGGACGCGTTCGTGCTCGGTACCGACCACGCGCTCTACCACAAGTGGTGGGACGGGTCCTCCTGGAACGGGTACGAGTACCTCGGCGGGGTCTGCATGTCGCCGCCGCGGCTGGCGACCTGGGGTCCCAACCGGCTGGACGCCTTCGTTCTCGGTACGGATCGGGCGCTGTACCACAAGTGGTGGGACGGCTCGTCGTGGAACGGGTACGAGTACCTCGGCGGGGTCTGCACGAGTCCGCCCGAGGTCGTTGCCTGGGGCCCCGATCGGCTGGACGCGTTCGTGCTCGGCACGGACAACGCGGTCTATCACAAGTGGTGGGACGGGTCGTCCTGGAACGGGTACGAGTACCTCGGCGGAGTCTGCGCGTCACCGCCGCGGGTCGTCTCGTGGGGCGCGAACCGGCTCGACATGTTCGTGATCGGGACCGACTCGGCGCTGTACCACAAGTGGTGGGACGGGTCGTCGTGGAACGGCTGGGAGTACATGGGCGGCGTCTGCACGACGGCGCCGACCGTGGTCTCCTGGGGCTCGGACCGGCTGGACGTGTTCCTGCTCGGGACGGACTCGGCGCTCTACCACAAGTGGTGGGACGGGTCCGCCTGGGGACCGTCACTCACCGGGTACGAGTACATGGGCGGCATCTGCACCGACGAGCCGCGGGTCGTCTCATGGGACACGAACCGGCTGGACGTGTTCGTCGCCGGGACCGACAAGCAGCTGTACCACAAGTGGTGGGACGGGTCCGCCTGGGGACCGTCGGTCACCGGGTACGAGGCACTCGGCGGCGTGATCAGCGACTTCCGGGTGACGATCCCGGAGTCGCCGGCGTCGATCGGACAGGCGGTGGGGATCTGA
- a CDS encoding M56 family metallopeptidase, with protein sequence MRTAAVLGLIAIVGYALLAPIATRRLAPSAATVLLVTGNVLSAASGVFILAVLAFTWIGQFPFVAEEGAWSPALLRSDSPVPAWPAAIAGCLVTLALVSALVTGLRQMRALLEVHRACRRLTAVGDLVVLDDERPDAFSTPQPAGRVIVTSGLLRALDPRQRAVLLAHEKSHLVHHHAWWNLAAGLAAAVNPVLRPAARAAATAVERWADEDAARAVGDRRLVATTLVRVAQLQTRFAHPAAVVAATGGDLEARVRALLAPPPRRRPLVLAATIAVLAVGALPAAAVQHTGEALFEHAERPAAVPHT encoded by the coding sequence ATGAGGACCGCCGCGGTCCTGGGGCTGATCGCGATCGTCGGCTACGCCCTCCTCGCACCGATCGCCACCCGGCGGTTGGCGCCGTCGGCGGCGACCGTCCTCCTGGTCACCGGCAATGTGCTGTCCGCGGCCAGCGGTGTCTTCATCCTCGCCGTCCTCGCGTTCACGTGGATCGGGCAGTTCCCGTTCGTCGCCGAGGAGGGCGCCTGGTCCCCCGCCCTGCTCCGCAGCGACAGCCCGGTGCCCGCGTGGCCCGCCGCGATCGCCGGCTGCCTCGTGACACTCGCCCTGGTCTCGGCCCTCGTCACCGGGCTCCGGCAGATGCGCGCGCTGCTCGAAGTACATCGCGCGTGCCGTCGCCTCACCGCGGTCGGCGATCTCGTCGTACTCGACGACGAACGGCCGGACGCCTTCAGTACGCCGCAGCCCGCGGGCCGGGTGATCGTCACCAGCGGCCTGCTCCGGGCCCTCGATCCGCGCCAGCGCGCCGTACTGCTGGCGCACGAGAAGTCGCACCTCGTCCACCACCACGCCTGGTGGAACCTGGCCGCCGGTCTCGCCGCGGCCGTCAATCCGGTACTGCGGCCGGCCGCCCGCGCCGCCGCGACCGCTGTCGAACGCTGGGCCGACGAGGACGCCGCACGCGCCGTCGGCGACCGGCGACTGGTCGCCACGACCCTGGTCCGGGTCGCCCAGCTGCAGACCCGTTTCGCCCATCCCGCCGCGGTCGTCGCGGCCACCGGAGGCGACCTGGAGGCGCGTGTCCGCGCTCTCCTCGCCCCACCGCCGCGCCGCCGGCCGCTGGTGCTCGCGGCGACGATCGCCGTCCTCGCCGTCGGCGCGCTCCCGGCCGCCGCCGTACAGCACACCGGCGAGGCGCTCTTCGAGCACGCCGAACGGCCCGCCGCCGTACCACACACCTGA
- a CDS encoding BlaI/MecI/CopY family transcriptional regulator, with protein MSRARGDLELQVFAALAAGDGAMTTSDVRDALGGELAYTTVMTVLGRMAEKGLATRRRVGRSYEYTAVVDSAEVAAHQIHRLLDARGDRAAVLTRFARSLSAEESQLLVDLLQDSE; from the coding sequence ATGAGTCGTGCCCGGGGCGATCTGGAGCTGCAGGTGTTCGCCGCGCTCGCTGCGGGCGACGGCGCGATGACCACGTCGGACGTCCGCGACGCGCTCGGCGGCGAGCTGGCGTACACGACCGTCATGACCGTGCTCGGCCGGATGGCCGAGAAGGGCCTGGCCACCCGGAGGCGGGTCGGCCGGTCGTACGAGTACACCGCGGTCGTCGACTCGGCGGAGGTTGCCGCGCACCAGATCCACCGGCTGCTGGACGCCCGCGGCGACCGTGCCGCCGTACTCACGCGCTTCGCCCGCAGCCTGTCCGCGGAGGAGTCCCAACTCCTCGTCGACCTGCTCCAGGACTCCGAATGA
- a CDS encoding phosphatase PAP2 family protein, producing MNRWLFEQFNAFARATPWLHSPAQLYANYGVVLFGVLLLAGWWIARRSGQVVGVAAAISAGGATLLAVAVNQPIVHAVHEARPYTTLPGILVLANRSTDPSFPSDHATMAGAVAAGLWIVNRRLGIVAAAAAVLMALTRVYIAAHYPGDVLAGLVLGALVAVGTWLLVRRALSRGVRAVAETRLRVVLLS from the coding sequence GTGAATCGCTGGCTGTTCGAGCAGTTCAACGCGTTCGCACGGGCCACGCCGTGGCTGCATTCGCCGGCGCAGTTGTACGCGAACTACGGCGTGGTGCTGTTCGGCGTACTGCTGCTCGCGGGGTGGTGGATCGCGCGCCGGTCGGGCCAGGTGGTGGGGGTGGCTGCGGCGATCAGTGCGGGAGGTGCGACGCTGTTGGCTGTGGCAGTCAACCAACCGATCGTGCACGCGGTCCACGAGGCCCGCCCGTACACGACGCTGCCGGGCATCCTGGTGCTCGCGAACCGCAGTACCGACCCGTCGTTCCCGTCGGACCACGCGACGATGGCCGGCGCGGTCGCGGCCGGGTTGTGGATCGTGAACCGGCGGCTCGGGATCGTCGCGGCCGCGGCCGCGGTGCTGATGGCGCTCACCCGGGTCTACATCGCCGCGCACTATCCGGGCGACGTGCTCGCCGGGCTGGTCCTCGGGGCACTCGTTGCCGTCGGCACCTGGTTGCTGGTACGGCGGGCCTTGAGCCGGGGCGTGCGCGCGGTCGCGGAGACACGGCTGCGGGTGGTTCTGCTGTCATGA
- a CDS encoding DedA family protein, whose product MKGLTDWLLGLHGIAVYGMVGLLVFAEDALFVGFVLPGETAAVLGGVTAALGHASLPLVLVVVIAAAVLGDTVGYEIGRYFGPRLLRMRALSRHVGRLDAARKQLAERGGTAVFLGRFVAFFRATMPALAGMSGMRYLKFLTFNAAGGIVWGTAVVLLGYLAGNSYSKVEKTFGRAAALVVAGIVVIVIIAWRIRKHRRERVS is encoded by the coding sequence ATGAAGGGACTGACCGACTGGCTGCTCGGACTGCACGGGATCGCCGTGTACGGGATGGTCGGACTGCTGGTGTTCGCCGAGGACGCGCTGTTCGTCGGGTTCGTGCTGCCCGGTGAGACGGCCGCCGTACTCGGCGGTGTGACCGCGGCGCTCGGGCACGCGTCGCTGCCGCTGGTCCTGGTCGTGGTGATCGCGGCGGCGGTCCTCGGCGACACCGTCGGGTACGAGATCGGGCGGTACTTCGGGCCGCGCCTGCTCCGGATGCGGGCGTTGTCGCGGCACGTGGGCCGGCTCGACGCGGCGCGCAAGCAGCTCGCCGAGCGCGGCGGTACGGCCGTGTTCCTGGGCCGGTTCGTGGCGTTCTTCCGGGCCACGATGCCCGCGCTGGCGGGGATGTCCGGGATGCGGTACCTGAAGTTCCTGACCTTCAACGCGGCCGGCGGGATCGTCTGGGGGACCGCGGTGGTGCTGCTCGGGTACCTGGCCGGCAACTCGTACTCGAAGGTCGAGAAGACGTTCGGCCGGGCCGCGGCGCTGGTCGTCGCCGGCATCGTCGTGATCGTGATCATCGCCTGGCGGATCCGCAAACACCGGCGGGAGCGGGTCTCGTGA
- a CDS encoding GNAT family N-acetyltransferase has product MKFGVRREELEFPTGLGVEEARVVMAGTHADVRAEGLGVVEDGVWLGVAWLDWWLVGNTDTVDVELAVVPAYRRRGVASRLLEVAVGRARDAGRRIVSGTNTAGDPETGESPGTAFARARGFVKKHAELHQVVELPVDNLIEQPVDGYELVQWREHTPDEWMPQFVELLSGMSEDVPTGDRTDEPVRWTPELVRDAEARRVAQGRFTYTTAAVHTASGELAAYTQMGGTPETPERLNQYDTYVRRTHRGNRLGIAVKVPNLRALQAGVARPAVLHTWNAPENAPMIAVNNKIGFRPVAQRTAWEREL; this is encoded by the coding sequence GTGAAGTTCGGGGTGCGGCGGGAGGAGCTGGAGTTTCCGACTGGGTTGGGGGTGGAGGAAGCCCGGGTGGTGATGGCCGGTACGCACGCGGATGTGCGGGCCGAGGGGCTTGGGGTTGTGGAGGACGGGGTTTGGCTGGGGGTTGCCTGGCTGGACTGGTGGTTGGTGGGGAACACCGACACCGTGGACGTGGAGCTTGCGGTGGTGCCGGCGTACCGGCGGCGTGGCGTGGCCAGTCGGCTGCTGGAGGTCGCGGTCGGGCGGGCCAGGGACGCCGGCCGGCGGATCGTGTCGGGGACGAACACGGCGGGTGACCCGGAGACTGGGGAGAGCCCGGGTACGGCGTTCGCGCGGGCGCGGGGGTTCGTGAAGAAGCATGCCGAGCTGCACCAGGTGGTCGAGCTGCCGGTGGACAACCTGATCGAGCAGCCGGTCGACGGGTATGAGCTCGTGCAGTGGCGGGAGCACACGCCCGACGAGTGGATGCCGCAGTTCGTCGAGCTGCTCAGCGGGATGAGCGAGGACGTCCCGACCGGCGACCGCACGGACGAGCCGGTGCGCTGGACCCCCGAGCTGGTCCGCGACGCCGAGGCCAGGCGGGTCGCGCAGGGGCGGTTCACCTACACCACGGCCGCCGTCCACACCGCCTCGGGCGAGCTGGCGGCATACACCCAGATGGGCGGTACGCCGGAGACCCCGGAGCGGCTGAACCAGTACGACACGTACGTACGCCGCACGCACCGCGGCAACCGGCTGGGGATCGCGGTGAAGGTCCCCAACCTCCGCGCCCTCCAGGCCGGCGTCGCCCGCCCGGCGGTCCTGCACACCTGGAACGCCCCCGAGAACGCCCCGATGATTGCCGTCAACAACAAGATCGGCTTCCGCCCGGTAGCCCAACGCACCGCCTGGGAACGCGAACTCTGA
- a CDS encoding NUDIX domain-containing protein — MAAQYHFGVYARIRDGARLLLVRKTRGPYAGLLDLPGGQPEAEESWQQTLERELHEELGVRLPVAGEFTAFSIHVQPPRPRGAQEIGRAASRIWVGVAGVLMCARRPSWSSILDW; from the coding sequence ATGGCGGCGCAGTACCACTTCGGGGTGTACGCCCGTATCCGCGACGGCGCCCGGCTACTCCTGGTCCGCAAGACCCGCGGGCCGTACGCCGGCTTGCTCGACCTGCCCGGCGGGCAACCCGAAGCCGAGGAGTCGTGGCAGCAGACCCTGGAGCGCGAGCTGCACGAGGAGCTCGGCGTACGGCTACCCGTGGCCGGAGAGTTCACGGCGTTCAGCATCCACGTCCAGCCCCCTCGTCCGCGAGGTGCTCAGGAGATAGGGCGGGCCGCGTCGAGGATCTGGGTGGGGGTGGCGGGGGTGCTGATGTGTGCGAGGAGGCCGAGCTGGTCGAGCATCCTGGATTGGTAG
- a CDS encoding prephenate dehydratase, which produces MEGPIAYQGEPGANSAMACTDMFPEREQLPCTTFEDALDAVSSGRAGLAMIPVDNSIAGRVADIHHLLPESGLHIVGEYFLPIHFQLLGVPGTSLDRIRTVRSHVHALGQCRKIIREHGWSTVVADDTAGAAREVAELGDPTVASLSPRAAAQLYDLETLASDIEDEHHNTTRFLVLSREPDVPPVGSGPVITSFVYRVRNVSAALYKALGGFATNSVNMTKLESYQLGGMFFATQFYADIEGHPEEPNVALALEELAFFSVEVRILGVYPANEFRAQIAEPAANRALRPHH; this is translated from the coding sequence GTGGAAGGTCCGATCGCATACCAGGGTGAGCCAGGCGCCAATTCGGCGATGGCGTGCACCGACATGTTCCCCGAGCGCGAGCAGCTGCCCTGTACGACGTTCGAGGACGCCCTCGACGCGGTCAGCAGCGGGCGTGCCGGGCTGGCGATGATCCCGGTGGACAACTCGATCGCCGGGCGGGTCGCCGACATCCACCACCTGCTGCCGGAGTCCGGGCTGCACATCGTCGGCGAGTACTTCCTGCCGATCCACTTCCAGCTGCTCGGCGTACCCGGTACGTCGCTGGACCGGATCCGGACCGTCCGCAGCCACGTCCACGCGCTCGGGCAGTGCCGGAAGATCATCCGCGAGCACGGGTGGTCGACGGTCGTCGCCGACGACACCGCGGGGGCCGCCCGGGAGGTCGCCGAGCTCGGCGATCCGACCGTCGCGTCGCTGTCGCCGCGGGCCGCCGCCCAGTTGTACGACCTGGAGACGCTGGCGTCCGACATCGAGGACGAGCACCACAACACGACCCGGTTCCTGGTGCTGTCCCGCGAGCCCGACGTACCGCCGGTCGGTTCCGGGCCGGTCATCACGTCGTTCGTGTACCGGGTGCGGAACGTGTCGGCCGCGCTGTACAAGGCGCTGGGCGGGTTCGCCACGAACAGCGTGAACATGACCAAGCTGGAGTCGTACCAGCTCGGCGGGATGTTCTTCGCGACCCAGTTCTACGCCGACATCGAGGGACACCCAGAGGAGCCGAACGTCGCGCTCGCACTGGAGGAGCTGGCGTTCTTCTCGGTCGAGGTCCGCATCCTCGGCGTCTACCCGGCCAACGAGTTCCGCGCCCAGATCGCCGAACCGGCCGCGAACCGGGCGCTGCGCCCGCACCACTGA
- a CDS encoding lysophospholipid acyltransferase family protein: MTEPAQSPRREPGPAVVDAGDGDGKGIYWVLKNVVVGPPVKRIFRPKIVGAENVPDTGAAIIASNHLSYSDWIFMPLVLRRRVTFVAKSDYFTGAGIKGRFQRGFFKGTGQVPIDRSGGSASEGAMRAGMKVLERGELFGIYPEGTRSHDGRLYKGRTGVARLALEAKVPVIPCGVIGTDVVAPPGKIVASFASPTVKFGEPLDFSRYEGMESDRLILRAVTDEIMYKIMELSGQEYLDMYATKAKALEGRAVTGPPDKVRKSDT, encoded by the coding sequence ATGACGGAACCGGCACAGTCGCCGCGGCGGGAGCCGGGCCCTGCGGTCGTGGATGCCGGAGACGGCGACGGCAAGGGCATCTACTGGGTGCTCAAGAACGTGGTCGTCGGGCCGCCGGTGAAGCGGATCTTCCGGCCGAAGATCGTCGGCGCGGAGAACGTGCCGGACACCGGCGCGGCGATCATCGCCAGCAACCACCTCTCGTACTCCGACTGGATCTTCATGCCGCTGGTGCTCCGCCGGCGGGTCACGTTCGTGGCGAAGTCCGACTACTTCACCGGCGCCGGGATCAAGGGCCGGTTCCAGCGCGGGTTCTTCAAGGGCACCGGACAGGTGCCGATCGACCGCTCCGGCGGGTCGGCGTCCGAGGGCGCGATGCGGGCCGGGATGAAGGTGCTGGAGCGCGGCGAGCTGTTCGGGATCTACCCGGAGGGCACCCGCTCGCACGACGGCCGGCTGTACAAGGGCCGGACCGGGGTCGCGCGGCTCGCGCTGGAGGCGAAGGTGCCGGTGATCCCGTGCGGCGTGATCGGTACCGACGTGGTCGCCCCGCCCGGGAAGATCGTCGCGTCGTTCGCGTCACCGACGGTGAAGTTCGGCGAGCCGCTGGACTTCTCCCGGTACGAGGGGATGGAGAGCGACCGGCTGATCCTGCGCGCCGTCACCGACGAGATCATGTACAAGATCATGGAGCTGTCCGGCCAGGAGTACCTCGACATGTACGCCACCAAGGCCAAGGCGCTGGAGGGCCGGGCGGTCACCGGCCCGCCGGACAAGGTCCGCAAGTCGGACACCTGA
- a CDS encoding anthrone oxygenase family protein has translation MNGLRVASLMAATMTTGLVAGVYGIYANAFMPGLGKTDDKTFVSAFTAVDRAIVNPLFLGLGFVGALLFTLLAGVVSLRQKALPWIAVAFVLYLISMIVTIAVNVPLNDAMKAAGDPATIDVAAVRAAFDEAKWTTYNLVRTVLALVSFGFLGWALYLTGKSAMQP, from the coding sequence ATGAACGGACTGCGGGTGGCGTCGTTGATGGCGGCCACGATGACCACGGGCCTGGTGGCCGGCGTGTACGGGATCTACGCGAACGCGTTCATGCCCGGCCTCGGGAAGACCGACGACAAGACCTTCGTGAGCGCGTTCACCGCAGTCGACCGGGCGATCGTGAACCCGCTGTTCCTCGGCCTCGGGTTCGTCGGCGCCCTGCTGTTCACGCTGCTGGCCGGCGTGGTCAGCCTGAGGCAGAAGGCATTGCCGTGGATCGCGGTCGCGTTCGTGCTGTACCTGATCTCGATGATCGTCACGATCGCGGTGAACGTCCCGCTGAACGACGCGATGAAGGCGGCCGGTGATCCTGCGACGATCGATGTCGCCGCGGTCCGGGCGGCGTTCGACGAGGCGAAGTGGACGACGTACAACCTGGTCCGCACGGTGCTCGCGCTGGTGTCGTTCGGGTTCCTCGGCTGGGCGCTGTACTTGACCGGGAAGTCCGCGATGCAGCCGTGA
- a CDS encoding TIGR03936 family radical SAM-associated protein, with protein sequence MPPVQAPPSQQLPAVQKLRVRFAKRGRLRFTSHRDFQRAFERAVRRAALPVAFSHGFSPHPKISYAGAAPTGAASEAEYLEISLTQERDAEEVRAALDEALPPGLDVLEVVVAGPGALAERLEASEWRIALPGVDPVAAGAAVEAFLGREEILVERMTKRGLRSFDCRAAVLRLTVASEPGSVATCAILQVVLRHGTPAVRPDDVLAGVREVATLTVTGPALLTRLAQGPLTTDTGTVEDPLARDRDANQATATGQADPRQTHTAEGDAAAPSVP encoded by the coding sequence GTGCCACCAGTTCAAGCTCCGCCCTCGCAGCAGCTGCCCGCCGTTCAGAAGTTGCGGGTGCGCTTCGCCAAGCGCGGGCGGCTGCGATTCACCTCACACCGTGACTTCCAGCGGGCGTTCGAGCGCGCCGTGCGGCGGGCCGCGCTGCCGGTAGCGTTCTCGCACGGCTTCAGCCCGCACCCGAAGATCTCGTACGCCGGTGCCGCGCCGACCGGGGCCGCGTCGGAGGCGGAGTACTTGGAGATCTCGCTCACACAGGAGCGGGACGCCGAGGAGGTCCGGGCCGCACTGGACGAGGCGTTGCCGCCGGGTCTCGACGTACTCGAGGTGGTCGTCGCCGGGCCGGGGGCGCTCGCCGAGCGGCTGGAGGCCAGCGAGTGGCGGATCGCGTTGCCGGGGGTGGATCCGGTGGCGGCCGGGGCGGCGGTCGAGGCGTTCCTCGGCCGGGAGGAAATTCTGGTCGAGCGCATGACCAAACGGGGACTTCGCTCGTTCGACTGTCGGGCCGCCGTTCTCCGACTCACCGTTGCGAGTGAACCGGGGTCGGTTGCGACGTGTGCGATACTGCAAGTGGTGTTACGGCACGGAACCCCGGCCGTGAGACCCGACGACGTTCTCGCCGGTGTGCGGGAGGTAGCGACGCTGACGGTGACGGGCCCGGCTCTTTTGACCAGGCTCGCCCAGGGCCCGCTCACCACGGACACCGGCACGGTGGAAGACCCGCTCGCTCGTGACCGCGACGCCAACCAGGCGACCGCGACCGGCCAGGCAGATCCCCGCCAGACGCACACAGCGGAGGGCGACGCCGCCGCTCCCTCTGTGCCCTGA